One stretch of Pseudoxanthomonas sp. Root65 DNA includes these proteins:
- a CDS encoding NAD-dependent protein deacetylase, producing MIDTRLEDFVSAHRRLFVLTGAGCSTASGIPDYRDEQGAWKRTPPVTYQAFVGDRATRQRYWARSLLGWPRVAAARPNAAHVALAALEAKGGCEVLLTQNVDGLHQAAGSVSVIDLHGRLGGVVCLGCAAVSGRAQLQQRLAQANPAWLSLDAGTAPDGDADLEGRDFGTFEVPACEACGGLLKPDVVFFGENVPRLRVETAMTHLGHADAMLVVGSSLMVYSGLRFVHAAVRLGLPVAAVGLGRTRADDLLQFRLAAPCGEALDFLLDDAGSPALTRPAVAG from the coding sequence ATGATCGACACGCGACTGGAAGACTTCGTTTCGGCGCACCGGCGCCTGTTCGTGCTGACCGGCGCCGGCTGCAGTACCGCGTCCGGCATCCCCGACTACCGGGACGAGCAGGGCGCCTGGAAGCGCACGCCGCCGGTGACCTACCAGGCCTTCGTCGGCGATCGCGCCACACGCCAGCGCTACTGGGCGCGCAGCCTGCTCGGATGGCCGCGCGTCGCCGCGGCGCGGCCGAATGCGGCGCATGTCGCCCTGGCGGCGCTGGAAGCCAAGGGCGGTTGCGAAGTGCTGCTGACCCAGAACGTGGACGGCCTGCACCAGGCCGCCGGCAGCGTGTCGGTGATCGACCTGCACGGGCGGCTCGGCGGGGTCGTCTGCCTGGGCTGCGCTGCGGTATCAGGCCGTGCGCAGCTGCAACAGCGGCTGGCGCAGGCCAATCCGGCGTGGCTGTCGCTGGACGCGGGTACGGCGCCGGACGGCGACGCCGATCTGGAGGGCCGGGACTTCGGCACGTTCGAGGTGCCCGCCTGCGAGGCCTGCGGCGGACTGCTCAAGCCGGACGTGGTGTTCTTCGGCGAGAACGTGCCGCGGCTGCGTGTCGAGACCGCGATGACGCACCTCGGGCACGCCGACGCCATGCTGGTCGTCGGTTCGTCGCTGATGGTCTATTCGGGGCTGCGCTTTGTGCACGCGGCTGTCCGCCTGGGGCTGCCGGTGGCGGCGGTAGGCCTGGGTCGCACGCGCGCCGATGATCTGCTGCAGTTCCGGCTGGCGGCCCCGTGCGGCGAAGCGCTCGACTTCCTGCTGGACGATGCAGGAAGCCCGGCCCTCACTCGGCCGGCGGTTGCAGGCTGA
- a CDS encoding tryptophan halogenase family protein — MQTPEPVATPRPVKRVVIAGGGTAGWMAAAALSKTLGKVLDITLVESEEIGTVGVGEATIPTLVVFHRLLDIKEQDFMSAVQGTVKLGISFENWKDVDHRYIHSFGISGKDHWSAGFQHFWLRGRAEGLASEYSDYCIELQAALQDRFSHLPRYHVNYAYHMDAALYARFLRDFSARHGCKRVEGKIVDVATDAEGCISSIKLERGEVIEGDLFIDCTGFRALLIGKALGVGYTDWSQWLFNDSALATQTTAVRDAVPYTRAIAGTAGWQWRIPLQHRVGNGIVYSSRHISDDEAREQFLSSVEGEVIKQPWPIRFQPGQRQQCWAKNCVALGLAGSFIEPLESTTIHLIQRGIVRLLQTFPHTITQPAIDEYNARLDEELQHVRDFVIMHYKVSDRRDSPYWREIAEMEIPSTLRHRIDLFRETGTVFHVPGELFGENSWIQVMMGQGIVPKRYHPTADVMSPADLQRFLDDIRRNVLDTARQMPAHMDYLRSYCPAPKP; from the coding sequence ATGCAAACGCCAGAACCCGTCGCCACCCCCCGTCCCGTCAAGCGCGTGGTCATCGCCGGTGGCGGCACCGCGGGCTGGATGGCCGCCGCCGCACTGTCGAAGACCCTGGGCAAGGTGCTCGACATCACCCTGGTGGAGTCCGAAGAGATCGGCACCGTCGGCGTGGGCGAAGCGACGATTCCGACCCTGGTGGTCTTCCACCGCCTGCTCGATATCAAGGAACAGGACTTCATGTCCGCCGTGCAGGGCACGGTGAAGCTCGGCATCTCCTTCGAGAACTGGAAGGACGTCGACCATCGCTATATCCACTCGTTCGGCATCAGCGGCAAGGACCACTGGTCGGCGGGCTTCCAGCATTTCTGGCTGCGTGGACGCGCCGAAGGCCTGGCCAGCGAGTACAGCGACTACTGCATCGAACTGCAGGCGGCGCTGCAGGACCGCTTCTCGCACCTGCCGCGCTACCACGTCAATTACGCTTACCACATGGATGCCGCGCTCTACGCGCGGTTCCTGCGCGACTTCAGCGCGCGCCACGGCTGCAAGCGCGTGGAGGGGAAGATCGTCGACGTGGCCACCGACGCCGAGGGGTGCATCTCCTCGATCAAGCTCGAGCGTGGCGAGGTGATCGAAGGCGACCTGTTCATCGACTGCACCGGCTTCCGTGCCCTGCTGATCGGCAAGGCGCTGGGCGTGGGCTACACCGACTGGTCGCAGTGGCTGTTCAACGACAGCGCGCTGGCCACGCAGACCACCGCCGTGCGCGATGCCGTGCCGTATACGCGCGCCATCGCGGGCACGGCCGGCTGGCAGTGGCGCATCCCGCTGCAACACCGGGTCGGCAACGGCATCGTGTATTCCAGCCGGCACATCAGCGACGACGAGGCGCGCGAGCAGTTCCTGTCGAGCGTCGAGGGCGAGGTGATCAAGCAGCCGTGGCCGATCCGCTTCCAGCCCGGCCAGCGCCAGCAGTGCTGGGCGAAGAACTGCGTGGCGCTCGGCCTGGCCGGCAGTTTCATCGAGCCGCTGGAATCGACCACCATCCACCTGATCCAGCGCGGCATCGTGCGCCTGCTGCAGACGTTTCCGCACACCATCACCCAGCCGGCGATCGACGAGTACAACGCGCGTCTGGACGAAGAGCTGCAGCATGTCCGCGACTTCGTGATCATGCACTACAAGGTCAGCGACCGGCGCGACTCGCCGTACTGGCGCGAGATCGCCGAGATGGAAATCCCGTCCACGCTGCGGCATCGCATCGACCTGTTCCGCGAGACCGGCACCGTGTTCCATGTTCCCGGCGAACTGTTCGGCGAGAATTCCTGGATCCAGGTGATGATGGGCCAGGGCATCGTGCCGAAGCGCTACCACCCGACTGCGGACGTGATGTCGCCGGCGGACCTGCAACGTTTCCTCGACGACATCCGCCGCAATGTCCTGGACACGGCCAGGCAGATGCCGGCCCACATGGACTACCTGCGCAGCTACTGTCCCGCGCCGAAGCCCTGA